In Carya illinoinensis cultivar Pawnee chromosome 7, C.illinoinensisPawnee_v1, whole genome shotgun sequence, the following are encoded in one genomic region:
- the LOC122315798 gene encoding GTP-binding protein At2g22870 has protein sequence MVMLLQLTRFQPSIFLTRPPPLCKTHFNFLPKFKIPIIKSTLSTASECTHGIEIPEEETHVQISLEKLFIPPETDISSDTSTLSLSSRILKGSNILLSKYARDAQIMQADFIKSSVKTQDCPSDGLPEFALVGRSNVGKSSLLNSLVRRKRLALTSKKPGKTQCINHFKINDSWYLVDLPGYGYAAAPQELRIDWEKFTKDYFLNRPTLVSVFLLIDASIPAKKIDLEYASWLGENQIPMTLIFTKCDKRKKRKNGGKRPEENVNDFQDLIRSFFQTAPPWIMTSSVTNQGRDEILLHMAQLRNYWLKH, from the exons ATGGTCATGCTTCTTCAGCTTACCAGATTTCAGCCGTCCATCTTTCTGACAAGGCCACCACCTCTTTGCAAAACCCATTTCAACTTTCTACCTAAATTCAAAATACCCATTATTAAATCCACTCTTTCAACAGCCTCCGAATGCACCCACGGTATCGAAATACCGGAGGAAGAGACCCACGTCCAAATTTCGCTTGAAAAACTCTTCATCCCTCCGGAAACAGACATCTCTTCCGATACTTCCACATTGAGCTTGAGTTCGAGAATCTTGAAGGGCTCGAATATTTTGCTGAGTAAGTACGCGAGGGACGCTCAGATTATGCAAGCCGACTTTATCAAAAGCAGTGTAAAGACCCAGGATTGCCCCTCAGATGGACTTCCCGAGTTTGCCCTTGTCGGTCGCTCCAACGTCGGCAAATCCTCGCTGCTCAACTCGCTTGTACGCCGCAAGCGCCTCGCTCTTACGTCCAAGAAACCTG GGAAGACTCAGTGCATCAACCATTTTAAGATCAACGATAGCTGGTACCTCGTGGATCTGCCTGGATATGG GTATGCAGCTGCACCACAGGAACTTCGTATAGACTGGGAGAAGTTTACTAAAGACTATTTCCTGAACCGACCGACGCTAGTTTCTGTGTTTCTTCTCATAGATGCTAGCATTCCTGCCAAAAAAATCGACCTTGAGTATGCTAGTTGGCTGGGTGAGAATCAG ATTCCCATGACTCTGATCTTCACCAAATGTGACAAACGCAAGAAGAGAAAGAATGGAGGTAAGAGGCCAGAAGAAAATGTCAATGATTTTCAGGATTTAATACGAAGCTTCTTCCAGACAGCACCACCGTGGATTATGACTAGCAGTGTTACCAATCAAGGTCGTGATGAGATATTACTGCATATGGCTCAGCTCCGGAATTATTGGCTCAAGCACTAA
- the LOC122315800 gene encoding indole-3-pyruvate monooxygenase YUCCA6-like: MEQCLREIQGKQVHDPLFVEKANRQSSSRCEYVDGPVIVGAGPSGLATAACLKERGVPYVVLERFNCIASLWQLKTYDRLRLHLPKQFCELPFMGFPSDFPTYPSKQQFIKYLEDYAATFDIKPRFNETVAHAKYDSTLKFWRVKSAGLKGDTEYVCRCLVVATGENAEPVVPQIDGIGEFGGPIRHTSLYKSGDEFRLKKVLVVGCGNSGMEVCLDLCNHKAKPSIVVRDSVHVLPQEMLGKSTFGLSMWLLKWLPMRLVDRILLIASWLLLGNTARFGLDRPHLGPLELKNLSGKTPVLDVGTLAKIKSGDIKVFPGIKRLKGYTVEFVDGKREKFDAIILATGYRSNVPSWLKEGEMFSKKDGFPRKAFPNGWKGECGLYAVGFTKRGLLGASMDAKRIAEDIERCRKVEAN, from the exons ATGGAGCAGTGCTTGAGAGAGATACAAGGAAAACAAGTTCATGATCCTTTGTTTGTAGAGAAAGCGAACAGGCAATCGTCGTCACGATGCGAGTACGTTGACGGGCCGGTGATCGTGGGCGCAGGGCCATCGGGACTCGCGACCGCAGCTTGTCTCAAAGAAAGGGGTGTCCCGTACGTTGTTCTTGAGAGATTCAATTGCATAGCTTCGTTGTGGCAGCTCAAGACCTATGATCGTCTTCGACTTCATTTGCCAAAGCAGTTTTGCGAGCTTCCATTCATGGGTTTCCCGAGTGATTTCCCTACTTACCCTAGTAAGCAACAATTTATTAAGTACTTGGAGGATTATGCCGCCACGTTTGATATTAAGCCGCGGTTCAATGAGACTGTGGCACATGCGAAGTATGATTCTACCCTTAAGTTTTGGCGCGTGAAGAGTGCGGGACTCAAAGGTGATACAGAGTATGTTTGCCGCTGTTTGGTCGTGGCGACGGGGGAGAATGCAGAGCCAGTGGTGCCGCAGATAGATGGAATAGGGGAATTTGGAGGGCCAATCCGGCATACAAGTTTGTATAAGAGCGGGGATGAGTTTAGACTGAAAAAAGTTTTGGTGGTTGGCTGTGGGAATTCAGGCATGGAGGTGTGTTTGGATCTCTGCAACCATAAGGCTAAGCCCTCTATTGTGGTCAGAGACTCG GTGCACGTCCTACCACAAGAGATGCTGGGAAAATCAACTTTTGGGCTGTCGATGTGGTTGCTCAAGTGGCTGCCCATGCGCCTTGTCGATCGGATCCTGCTAATCGCGTCATGGCTCTTGCTCGGCAACACTGCAAGATTTGGATTGGACCGGCCGCACTTAGGTCCCCTTGAACTCAAAAATCTGTCCGGAAAGACCCCAGTGTTAGATGTTGGAACGCTCGCCAAGATCAAAAGTGGAGACATTAAG GTATTTCCAGGCATTAAGAGGCTAAAAGGTTATACCGTAGAATTTGTTGAtgggaaaagagagaaatttgACGCCATTATTTTAGCAACCGGATACAGAAGCAACGTACCCTCTTGGCTTAAG GAGGGAGAAATGTTTTCAAAGAAAGATGGGTTCCCTCGAAAGGCATTTCCAAATGGTTGGAAAGGCGAGTGTGGGCTGTATGCAGTGGGGTTTACGAAACGCGGACTACTTGGAGCATCAATGGATGCCAAAAGAATAGCGGAGGACATCGAACGGTGTAGGAAAGTGGAGGCAAATTAA